The following DNA comes from Streptomyces sp. NBC_00690.
CGAGCGGATTGAGCTTCACCCGGTTCGCGGCGCTGATGGCGCTGCCCTGGATCGCGGCGATCGCCGTGGAGTACGTGGTGCTCCGCCGCTTCTTCGCCACCGATCTGGACGCGGGGGCGAACCCTCCCGCGGCCGTGGAGGCTCCTCCGGTGCCGGTGTTCGCGCTGGCCACGGTGGTGGGCACGCTGGCGGGTTTCGTCCTCGCATCGGCGGTCGGCATCGATCCGGCGTGGGCGGCCTGCGCGGGGGCCTCGGTGCTCGCCGTACGGGCCCTCGCGAGGCGTCGCACCACGGTCCGGAAGCTGGTCCGCTCGGCGGCCCTGCCCTTTCTCGCCTTCGTCCTGGCCCTGGGCATCGTGGTTCGCGCGGTCGTCGACCATGGGCTGGCCGATGCCCTCGGCCGGTTGATGCCGGACGGCACCGATCTCGCCGCGCTGTTCGCGATCGCCGCCCTCGCGGCCGTTCTCGCCAATGTCATCAACAACCTCCCCGCGGTCCTGGTGCTGCTGCCGCTCGCCGCACCGATCGGCCCGGGCGCCGTGCTCGCGGTGTTGCTGGGCGTGAACATCGGCCCGAACCTCACCTACGCGGGTTCACTCGCCACGCTGTTGTGGCGGCAGATCGTGCGTGACCACGACAGCGAGGTGGACTTGGGTGAGTTCACCCGGTTGGGACTGCTCGCCGTGCCTGCCACGCTGGTCGTCTCGGTGCTGGCACTGTGGGCCTCGCTGGCGGTCATCGGCGTGTGATCCGCACCGCCCGTACAACGGTCTGCTGCGGAGGTGGGTCATGACCGTGGTCGCCTGGATCGTCGAAGGCACCTGGCCGGCATGTGTGGATGCCGTACGTCGGTACGGGGTCGGCGAGTCGGGGATCGTCCTGTTGCACGTCTCGGGGCCCCAGGTGCCGGGGGTGGCCCGGGGTGCGTACGCCGGGCTGCTGGGGCGGGGCCAGCGTGAGGCAGACCCCGGCGAGCGGGTGGTCGAACTGGCGGCGCAGTCGGCCGACCGGCTGCTGACGGCGGCGGCGCAGCGACTCGCTCTCCCTTGCACCCGACTGGAGCGCACCGGCCGGGTGGAGCGGGAGGTGGTGGAGGCAGCCAGCGGAGCCGAACTGCTTGTGCTGGCCCGGGACGGCGACCTCACCCGTCCGGGGCCGCACAGCCTGGGTCCGGCGAGCCGTTTCGTCGTGGACCACGCGCCCTGCCCGGTGCTGTTGGTCTGGCCCGGGCCGGTCACGGCGGGTCCGGGCGGCCCGCAAGCACCCGGCCCGCCACCGCGGCCATGAGCCACCCGTGCAGGTGGAAGGTGTCAGCCGCGGGGAGATATTAGCCGTGCATCAACCGCGCAGGTGAGAGGTGTCGTTCAGCAGCCGTACGGATGCGTTGCCGTCCGCGTAGTGGGCGACGACGGACACCGATGCCGCCGAGAGTTCCATCCGGAACAACGACTCGGGCGGCGCCCCGAGTGCGAGGCGGACCAGGGTCTTGATCGGTGTGACATGGGTGACCAACAGGACCGTACGCCCGGCGTACCGGGACAGCAGCCGGTCGCGGGTGGACACCGTGCGGCGGGAGACCGCGGCAAAGCTCTCACCGCCTCCCGTCGGGGCGGCCTTCGCGGAGGACAGCCAGGCCGTCAGGTCATCCGGGTACCGCTCCTGCACCTCGGCGAAGGTCAGCCCTTCCCAGGCGCCGAAATCCGTCTCCCGCAGCCCATCCTCGATGTGAACGTCGATGTCCAACCGCTCGGCGACCGCTCGGGCCGTCTCCCGGCAGCGCTGGAGCGGGGAGCTGACGATGTCCTGGACGGTGCCCCTGGCCAGCAGCGCCGATGCCACG
Coding sequences within:
- a CDS encoding universal stress protein, with the protein product MTVVAWIVEGTWPACVDAVRRYGVGESGIVLLHVSGPQVPGVARGAYAGLLGRGQREADPGERVVELAAQSADRLLTAAAQRLALPCTRLERTGRVEREVVEAASGAELLVLARDGDLTRPGPHSLGPASRFVVDHAPCPVLLVWPGPVTAGPGGPQAPGPPPRP
- a CDS encoding arsenic transporter is translated as MSGAWATTLSVLLLVAVLIAAVVRPWGWPEAVIAVPAAALAIGTGLLPLDRAWQEAEQLGPVIGFLAAVLVLAQLCDDEGLFRACGAWMARAARGQPRRLLPQVFVVASAITAVLSLDATVVLLTPVVFATAARLGARPTPHVYACTHLANTASLLLPVSNLTNLLAFAASGLSFTRFAALMALPWIAAIAVEYVVLRRFFATDLDAGANPPAAVEAPPVPVFALATVVGTLAGFVLASAVGIDPAWAACAGASVLAVRALARRRTTVRKLVRSAALPFLAFVLALGIVVRAVVDHGLADALGRLMPDGTDLAALFAIAALAAVLANVINNLPAVLVLLPLAAPIGPGAVLAVLLGVNIGPNLTYAGSLATLLWRQIVRDHDSEVDLGEFTRLGLLAVPATLVVSVLALWASLAVIGV